One genomic segment of Oxalobacteraceae sp. CFBP 8761 includes these proteins:
- a CDS encoding sugar MFS transporter: MAVTLASAPVAGNSRRDVVLGMAFVGLLFFILGFVTWLNGSLVPFLKIVCGLNNFQALWVTFAFYIAYTAMALPSAAVLVRTGYKKGMTIGLGIMCVGALLFIPAAQSARYELFLVALFTLASGMTLMQTAINPYIVCLGPRESAAMRISIMGLFNKGAGVVVPLVFSTLMLADIDSFSHTALEALDPVARSAARAGLSERLVLPYVCMAAVLFVIMVFIHFSNLRDIEPETDTPEAGVERTGVLQFPQLVLGAMALFAYVGVEVIAGDTIGLYGHELNVANFGVLTSYTMMCMVLGYLIGVVAIPRYLSQQRALLLSAVAGLLLTVGVATGSPTDSGISQALIGWAGVPTVPDTVMYLALLGLANAMVWPAIWPLALQGLGRYTASGSALLVMAISGGAVLPLLYGHLADLNTSRGAYWMLLPCYGLILWYAAYGHKIRRWRSPGASARP; the protein is encoded by the coding sequence ATGGCTGTGACCCTCGCCAGCGCGCCAGTGGCCGGCAATTCCAGGCGCGACGTTGTCCTCGGCATGGCATTCGTCGGCCTGCTGTTCTTCATCCTCGGGTTCGTTACCTGGCTCAATGGCTCGCTGGTTCCCTTTTTGAAGATCGTCTGCGGCCTGAACAACTTCCAGGCCCTGTGGGTGACCTTCGCTTTCTACATCGCCTACACGGCCATGGCCCTGCCATCGGCTGCGGTGCTGGTACGCACCGGCTACAAGAAAGGTATGACAATCGGTCTGGGCATCATGTGTGTGGGCGCGCTGCTGTTCATCCCGGCCGCGCAAAGCGCGCGTTATGAATTGTTCCTGGTGGCGCTGTTCACACTTGCCAGCGGCATGACGCTGATGCAGACCGCCATCAATCCGTATATCGTCTGCCTTGGCCCGCGTGAGAGCGCCGCCATGCGCATCAGCATCATGGGCTTGTTCAACAAGGGCGCCGGGGTGGTGGTGCCACTGGTGTTCTCCACGCTGATGCTGGCCGACATCGACAGCTTCTCGCACACGGCGCTCGAAGCGCTCGACCCTGTTGCCCGCAGCGCCGCGCGGGCCGGCCTGTCCGAGCGCCTGGTGCTGCCGTATGTCTGCATGGCCGCGGTGCTGTTCGTGATCATGGTATTCATCCATTTTTCGAACCTGCGCGATATCGAGCCTGAGACCGACACGCCCGAGGCAGGTGTCGAGCGCACCGGCGTGCTGCAGTTCCCGCAACTGGTGCTGGGCGCCATGGCGCTGTTTGCCTACGTTGGCGTGGAAGTCATCGCCGGCGACACCATCGGCCTGTATGGGCATGAACTGAACGTGGCCAACTTCGGCGTGCTGACGTCGTACACGATGATGTGCATGGTGCTCGGTTACCTGATCGGCGTGGTCGCGATTCCGCGCTACCTGTCGCAGCAGCGCGCCTTGCTGCTGTCGGCCGTGGCCGGCCTGCTGCTGACGGTCGGCGTGGCCACCGGCTCGCCCACCGACAGCGGCATCTCGCAGGCATTGATCGGCTGGGCTGGCGTGCCGACGGTGCCCGACACCGTCATGTACCTGGCGTTGCTGGGCCTGGCCAACGCCATGGTGTGGCCGGCCATCTGGCCGCTGGCGCTGCAGGGCCTGGGCCGCTACACGGCGAGCGGCTCGGCGCTGCTGGTCATGGCGATCTCCGGCGGCGCAGTATTGCCGCTGCTGTACGGCCACCTGGCCGATCTGAATACCTCGCGCGGCGCTTACTGGATGCTGCTGCCGTGCTACGGCCTGATCCTCTGGTACGCGGCTTACGGCCACAAGATCCGCCGCTGGCGCAGTCCGGGCGCATCCGCCCGACCCTGA